The following coding sequences are from one Candidatus Nanopelagicus hibericus window:
- a CDS encoding DUF501 domain-containing protein yields MVNLESTTESQQPTEKDLETIAAQLGRNPRDVAAVAHRCPCGQADVVSTPPRLADGTPFPTFYYATCPRLTGAISTLESSGLMNEMSQRLQSDPKLAGEYAAAHVDYEAARNGLAAVLNLDVPEISGITAGGMPDRVKCLHSLVAHSLAAGTGVNPLGDEALNALDPWWLSKPCSVIENLINEER; encoded by the coding sequence ATGGTTAATCTAGAAAGTACCACTGAAAGTCAGCAGCCAACTGAAAAAGATTTAGAAACAATCGCTGCTCAATTGGGTAGAAATCCCAGAGATGTGGCTGCAGTTGCCCACCGTTGTCCCTGTGGACAAGCAGATGTGGTTTCTACACCACCTAGATTGGCAGATGGCACACCATTTCCTACCTTTTATTACGCAACCTGTCCCAGATTAACTGGCGCTATATCAACCTTAGAAAGTTCTGGCTTGATGAATGAGATGAGCCAGCGCTTGCAAAGTGATCCAAAATTAGCTGGTGAGTACGCAGCAGCTCATGTTGATTATGAGGCTGCCAGGAATGGCTTAGCTGCGGTACTTAACTTAGATGTACCAGAGATATCTGGAATTACTGCAGGCGGTATGCCCGATCGGGTCAAATGCCTGCACTCATTGGTTGCACACTCCTTAGCAGCTGGTACTGGTGTTAATCCATTAGGAGATGAAGCACTAAACGCACTTGATCCGTGGTGGTTAAGTAAGCCGTGTTCGGTGATCGAAAATTTAATTAACGAGGAGCGCTAA
- a CDS encoding Bax inhibitor-1/YccA family membrane protein encodes MKSSNPVLGKAFNQPATMQVDQLEQTYSAPAASSLRTGRMTLEDVVAKTGFLFGILLVVGAVAWRANLGMGAVMLGFLGGFVLAMIISFSKSIKPALVITYAALEGLALGTLSSYYEAFYPGIVSQAVIGTIAAFAGVLVMYRSGRLRATPQFTRAVIGAAIGYFILGLVSLVASFFGVGQGYGFYGVSGLGLLLAVAGVGLASLFLVLDFDQIEKGVNAGVPENQSWRAAFGLMVTVVWLYLEVLRLISILRGNR; translated from the coding sequence ATGAAGAGTTCAAACCCTGTACTGGGCAAGGCATTTAATCAACCAGCAACTATGCAAGTTGATCAACTAGAGCAAACATATAGTGCTCCAGCAGCCTCATCACTACGAACAGGTCGCATGACACTTGAAGATGTCGTTGCGAAAACCGGATTTTTATTTGGAATTTTACTTGTAGTTGGCGCAGTGGCATGGCGTGCAAATCTTGGCATGGGCGCGGTAATGCTCGGCTTCCTTGGTGGATTTGTATTGGCAATGATTATTTCATTTAGCAAATCAATTAAGCCAGCTTTAGTTATCACCTACGCAGCACTTGAAGGTTTGGCACTAGGAACATTAAGCAGCTACTACGAAGCGTTTTACCCAGGAATTGTTAGCCAAGCTGTAATTGGTACCATCGCAGCATTTGCTGGCGTACTAGTGATGTATCGCAGTGGCAGATTACGTGCCACCCCACAATTTACCCGTGCGGTAATTGGTGCAGCGATTGGTTACTTTATTCTTGGTTTAGTTTCACTTGTTGCATCATTCTTTGGTGTAGGTCAAGGATATGGTTTCTATGGAGTATCTGGACTTGGATTACTTCTTGCAGTTGCAGGAGTAGGACTTGCCAGCCTTTTCCTAGTACTAGATTTTGATCAAATTGAAAAGGGCGTTAATGCCGGAGTTCCAGAGAATCAATCATGGCGAGCAGCCTTTGGTTTAATGGTTACTGTTGTTTGGCTATACCTTGAAGTTTTACGCTTGATTTCAATCTTGCGCGGAAACCGCTAA
- the eno gene encoding phosphopyruvate hydratase, whose translation MSLIKSITAREILDSRGNPTVEVEVRLDDKSMARAAVPSGASTGAFEAAELRDGGKRYLGKGVEHAVKNIVEKIAPVVIGLDALDQKVIDEKMINLDGSKNKSNLGANAILGVSLAVARAAAISTGQSLFKYIGKAEGKTLPVPMMNILNGGAHADTNVDIQEFMVAPIGAPTFKESLRWGAEIYHSLKSVLKGKGLATSIGDEGGFAPDLASNRAALDLILQAIESAGFKAGVDIGLAMDVAATEFFENGKYKYEGKELTAEQMINYYRELVTSYPLLSIEDPLDEDDWDGWRNLTAQLGEKIQIVGDDLFVTNPERLQRGIESKSANALLVKVNQIGTLSETIAAVTLAHKNNFKSMMSHRSGETEDTTIADLAVALNCGQIKTGAPARSERVAKYNQLLRIEEELAAAAVYAGRSAFPRFKK comes from the coding sequence GTGTCGCTGATTAAATCAATTACCGCCAGAGAGATCTTAGATTCTCGCGGAAACCCAACTGTTGAGGTAGAGGTTAGATTAGATGATAAAAGTATGGCTCGCGCAGCGGTGCCAAGTGGTGCCTCCACCGGCGCCTTTGAAGCAGCGGAGCTGCGAGATGGTGGCAAGCGATATTTAGGCAAAGGTGTTGAGCACGCAGTTAAAAATATTGTTGAAAAGATTGCGCCAGTTGTAATCGGCTTAGATGCCCTAGATCAAAAAGTAATTGATGAGAAGATGATTAACTTAGATGGTAGTAAAAATAAATCTAATCTGGGCGCAAATGCAATCTTGGGAGTATCTCTGGCGGTTGCCAGAGCAGCTGCAATCAGCACGGGCCAATCATTATTTAAGTACATAGGCAAAGCAGAGGGTAAAACTTTACCAGTTCCAATGATGAATATATTAAATGGTGGCGCACACGCTGATACCAATGTAGATATTCAAGAGTTTATGGTGGCACCAATTGGTGCACCAACATTTAAAGAATCACTTCGCTGGGGTGCTGAGATTTATCATAGCTTAAAATCAGTGCTTAAAGGAAAAGGATTAGCGACAAGTATTGGTGATGAGGGTGGCTTTGCCCCAGATTTGGCAAGCAATCGCGCAGCACTTGATTTAATTTTGCAGGCGATTGAATCAGCTGGTTTTAAGGCAGGGGTAGATATTGGATTAGCAATGGATGTTGCTGCGACAGAGTTTTTTGAAAATGGTAAGTATAAATATGAAGGTAAAGAGTTAACCGCAGAACAGATGATTAATTACTACCGTGAGTTAGTCACCTCTTATCCACTACTCTCGATTGAGGACCCGTTGGATGAGGATGATTGGGATGGCTGGCGGAATTTAACTGCGCAGCTGGGGGAGAAAATCCAGATTGTCGGAGATGATCTATTTGTCACAAATCCAGAGCGATTACAGCGTGGAATTGAAAGTAAAAGCGCAAACGCGCTGCTGGTCAAAGTCAATCAGATTGGTACTTTAAGTGAAACCATTGCTGCTGTCACCTTGGCGCATAAGAATAATTTCAAATCTATGATGAGTCACCGCTCAGGCGAGACTGAAGATACAACTATTGCAGATTTGGCGGTTGCACTCAATTGTGGACAGATCAAAACTGGTGCACCAGCAAGAAGTGAGCGAGTGGCAAAGTACAACCAATTACTGCGAATCGAAGAGGAGTTGGCAGCTGCTGCAGTTTATGCTGGGCGCTCAGCCTTTCCTCGCTTTAAAAAATAG
- a CDS encoding FtsB family cell division protein, protein MVKRRFFAAGLIESSRKSIQSGLKKRGLSNRALIVGIVLFALAVTLAPPIQHYFTQRAQINSLKTQLADNKAMLGKAANELALWDDPDYVAKQARVRLHFVFPGERRYIVVGDDAVVENESTKVSEQLPIGIPWYSRLISSITSTNVNK, encoded by the coding sequence ATGGTTAAGCGAAGATTTTTTGCAGCGGGATTAATTGAATCCTCGCGCAAATCAATTCAATCTGGGCTTAAAAAACGGGGATTATCAAATCGAGCGTTAATTGTGGGAATAGTTTTGTTCGCACTTGCAGTCACACTTGCTCCGCCAATTCAACATTATTTTACCCAACGCGCTCAGATCAACTCTTTGAAAACCCAATTAGCAGATAACAAAGCAATGTTAGGAAAGGCAGCAAATGAGTTGGCCCTTTGGGATGATCCTGATTACGTTGCCAAACAAGCAAGAGTGAGATTACATTTTGTTTTCCCAGGTGAGCGAAGATATATCGTGGTGGGAGATGATGCAGTGGTAGAAAATGAGAGCACTAAAGTTTCGGAGCAACTACCAATCGGTATTCCTTGGTACTCCAGATTAATTTCATCAATCACCAGCACAAATGTAAATAAGTAA
- a CDS encoding MFS transporter, giving the protein MSSISFFVAVGFGLIIPALPIFASSFGVSKTAIGLIISSFAIVRFSSGLVAGKFVDKFGERSVLGFGLFMVSFFTLLTALAQNYEQLLIFRSLGGLGSSMFSVSAGSLLMRSVGDDFRGRAQSLFNGGFLLGGITGPAFGGVLSAISLRAPFFVYSTTLAIAGAIALFFLSEKRLGKKVDAPTSKLGQTTLGQAMRLKPYQIALALAFINNWILFGLRSSILPLFVTEELKSTAAIAGLGLTVGALVQGVFMLKAGKYSDKKGRKAALLFGSAFVLFGILMLAITTNTALYFISMALFGLGGAYVGTAPGSVVGDIIRGRGGQVIAAWQMAGDAGMIFGPVIVGLLTDLYSYQTAFLVSAGIWVLAILLAAILPETRLSHLENDLIPDKNKQEL; this is encoded by the coding sequence TTGTCTTCGATTTCTTTCTTTGTAGCGGTGGGCTTTGGCCTAATAATTCCTGCACTGCCCATATTTGCCTCATCATTTGGTGTAAGTAAAACAGCAATTGGCCTAATTATTTCTAGCTTTGCGATTGTGCGCTTTTCCTCTGGTTTAGTAGCTGGAAAATTTGTAGACAAGTTTGGTGAGAGATCTGTACTTGGCTTTGGCTTATTTATGGTCTCCTTCTTCACCTTGCTTACCGCCTTGGCGCAAAACTATGAACAATTATTGATATTTAGATCCTTAGGCGGCCTTGGTTCCTCAATGTTTTCAGTCTCAGCTGGATCTTTACTGATGCGCTCAGTTGGTGATGATTTTAGAGGACGTGCCCAATCATTATTTAACGGCGGGTTCTTGCTAGGCGGCATAACTGGCCCGGCCTTTGGTGGAGTTCTTTCAGCAATCTCTTTGCGGGCGCCATTTTTTGTTTACTCAACGACTTTGGCAATCGCTGGCGCAATTGCATTATTTTTCTTAAGTGAAAAAAGATTAGGTAAAAAAGTAGATGCCCCGACAAGCAAATTAGGACAGACCACCCTGGGTCAAGCAATGCGCTTAAAGCCATATCAAATTGCCCTGGCACTTGCTTTTATAAATAACTGGATTTTATTTGGCCTCAGGTCATCTATCTTGCCCTTATTTGTGACTGAGGAATTAAAATCCACCGCTGCGATTGCAGGGCTTGGTTTAACTGTAGGCGCACTGGTGCAGGGAGTATTTATGTTAAAAGCTGGAAAGTACTCAGATAAAAAGGGACGCAAAGCTGCGTTATTATTTGGTAGCGCATTTGTTTTGTTTGGAATTTTAATGCTGGCAATTACCACCAATACAGCGCTCTATTTCATTTCAATGGCGTTATTTGGCTTAGGTGGCGCTTACGTTGGCACCGCCCCGGGCAGCGTGGTTGGCGACATTATTCGTGGCCGAGGCGGACAGGTAATTGCAGCATGGCAAATGGCAGGAGATGCAGGGATGATCTTTGGGCCAGTAATTGTGGGCTTACTTACTGACCTTTATAGCTATCAAACAGCATTTTTGGTCTCAGCTGGAATTTGGGTTCTGGCAATTTTACTTGCTGCGATTTTGCCAGAGACTAGATTGTCACACTTAGAAAATGATTTAATTCCTGATAAAAATAAACAGGAGCTGTGA
- a CDS encoding MazG family protein yields MSSELIRLREVMDKLRSPGGCPWDAEQDHTSLLKYLLEESYEFIESVENNDRAAMQEELGDLLLQVYFHSRMAEEDAKQPFNIEDVAKSVADKLIRRHPHVFAGESVSGSAEVLENWEKQKAAEKGRSSAIDGVPLAQPALPLATKVIYRLNKLNYELPIAEPIKLEGNIDQDQFGLILLGLISQAVDKGVDPEAALRTATKGLIAQIQQHEKR; encoded by the coding sequence ATGAGTTCTGAACTCATTCGACTGCGCGAAGTAATGGACAAACTTCGCTCACCTGGTGGCTGCCCATGGGATGCCGAGCAAGATCACACATCTCTTCTTAAATACTTATTAGAAGAGTCTTATGAATTTATTGAATCGGTTGAAAACAATGATCGAGCTGCAATGCAGGAGGAGTTAGGTGACTTGCTATTGCAAGTTTACTTCCACTCTCGGATGGCGGAGGAGGATGCCAAGCAGCCCTTTAACATTGAGGATGTAGCAAAATCGGTGGCAGATAAATTAATAAGAAGGCACCCACATGTATTTGCTGGCGAATCAGTTAGTGGTAGCGCCGAGGTATTGGAAAATTGGGAAAAGCAAAAAGCTGCTGAAAAGGGTCGAAGCTCAGCAATTGATGGAGTGCCACTTGCCCAACCTGCCTTGCCATTGGCAACTAAGGTAATTTACCGATTAAATAAATTAAATTATGAGTTACCGATTGCTGAGCCAATCAAACTTGAAGGTAATATTGATCAGGATCAATTTGGCCTGATTCTCCTTGGTTTAATCAGCCAAGCTGTTGATAAGGGCGTTGATCCTGAGGCTGCACTTCGCACCGCCACTAAAGGGTTAATTGCTCAGATTCAGCAGCATGAGAAGCGGTAG
- a CDS encoding Ppx/GppA phosphatase family protein produces MARVAAIDCGTNSIRLLIADITDGNFKEVVRDMQIVRLGQGVDQTKKFHPDAIERTLAAVEQFAKQITSKGVEKIRFCATSATRDASNRALFIDGVRNILGVEVEVIPGEEEAELSYIGATKELQQSDAPFLVVDIGGGSTEFVYGDKSVIAAKSVNIGCVRMSERHLNTQPPSMAQVAQAIIDIDLAITQAAAVVPITQAKTLVAVAGTATTVAAAALELDKYDRYLIHLSRVSAQSVHKVAGLFQSLSKEELASLGYMHPGRVDVITAGALVLSRVMAATGVSEFVASESDILDGIAWSLTK; encoded by the coding sequence ATGGCTCGGGTGGCAGCAATAGATTGCGGCACTAACTCAATTCGACTTTTAATCGCAGATATCACCGATGGAAATTTCAAAGAGGTGGTACGGGATATGCAGATTGTTAGGTTGGGGCAAGGAGTAGATCAAACTAAAAAGTTTCATCCAGATGCAATTGAAAGAACTCTTGCTGCAGTGGAACAATTTGCAAAACAAATTACCAGCAAGGGTGTTGAAAAAATAAGGTTTTGTGCCACAAGTGCTACTAGGGATGCCTCAAACAGAGCGTTATTTATCGATGGTGTGCGCAATATATTAGGAGTAGAGGTTGAGGTAATACCAGGAGAGGAGGAGGCAGAGCTTTCTTATATAGGTGCAACTAAAGAGTTGCAGCAAAGTGATGCACCATTTTTAGTTGTAGATATTGGTGGCGGTTCAACTGAATTCGTCTATGGTGATAAAAGTGTTATTGCCGCAAAAAGTGTCAACATCGGCTGCGTACGAATGAGTGAGCGACACTTGAATACTCAACCACCTTCCATGGCGCAGGTTGCGCAAGCAATTATTGATATTGATCTGGCAATAACTCAGGCTGCTGCGGTGGTGCCAATTACCCAAGCAAAAACTTTAGTTGCAGTTGCCGGCACAGCGACAACAGTTGCAGCAGCAGCTTTAGAATTAGATAAGTATGATCGGTATTTAATTCACCTATCTAGAGTTTCAGCACAATCAGTGCATAAGGTGGCAGGTTTATTTCAATCTTTAAGTAAGGAAGAGTTAGCATCCCTGGGATATATGCACCCCGGAAGAGTTGATGTAATCACCGCTGGAGCTTTAGTTTTATCACGGGTAATGGCAGCAACTGGGGTCAGTGAGTTTGTGGCATCAGAGTCAGATATTTTGGATGGAATCGCTTGGTCACTCACTAAGTAA